In a single window of the Alosa sapidissima isolate fAloSap1 chromosome 18, fAloSap1.pri, whole genome shotgun sequence genome:
- the LOC121690358 gene encoding piggyBac transposable element-derived protein 4-like — translation MGLTRKPQIADYWSTQSSLGLTPNFARVMTRNRFQLLSSCIHFNDNSLRLERGQPGYDPLFKIRPLMDLVLKSFQSEYYPHEHLSIDESMVSFRGRVFFRQYVPNKRHRFGLKNFVLSDATSNYTYLWHVYTGGAFNYDRCLGIGHSSVVGLLREAKLLGKGHSLYTDSYYTSPALFQELHRQNTGACGTVRVNRKGMPPQLHGLKLRPSDPPVFFEKRPLLTASFRDAGTVTVLSTVHDNLVITKRVRSKGPDGYRTLRKPKSVEDYNRFMGGVDRGDQLCSYYSYQHRAMKWYHRLFHHIREVALVNAYILHKESGNTMQSAGFRELVVKGLLRRRQIELTPPPRPISTPLVPVRLTGRHFLGQHEKSRPDCKVCSTRKRSPDDAHRGRKQTPFFCKTCPDHPALCPTDCFEMYHTKLVYKH, via the exons ATGGGTCTGACTAGAAAGCCTCAAATCGCTGATTACTGGAGCACCCAAAGTTCACTGGGCTTGACACCAAATTTCGCCCGTGTAATGACACGCAACCGCTTTCAGCTCTTGTCCTCCTGCATCCACTTCAATGACAACTCTCTGAGGTTGGAGAGAGGTCAGCCGGGTTATgatccactttttaaaatccGCCCACTTATGGATCTAGTCCTGAAGAGTTTTCAGAGCGAGTACTACCCCCACGAACACCTCTCCATTGATGAATCCATGGTTTCATTTCGTGGAAGGGTGTTTTTTCGTCAGTACGTGCCAAATAAAAGACACCGGTTTGGTCTGAAGAATTTTGTCCTATCAGACGCGACAAGTAATTACACGTACCTGTGGCACGTATACACTGGAGGGGCCTTCAACTACGATCGCTGTCTGGGTATTGGCCATAGTTCAGTTGTTGGCTTGCTAAGGGAAGCCAAGCTTTTGGGGAAGGGACACAGTCTCTATACTGACAGCTACTACACCTCACCCGCTCTTTTCCAAGAGCTCCACCGGCAAAACACCGGCGCGTGTGGAACTGTTCGTGTGAACAGGAAAGGCATGCCCCCTCAACTCCATGGTCTGAAACTGCGGCCTTCAGATCCCCCTGTGTTTTTTGAAAAACGTCCACTTTTAACTGCGTCTTTTCGTGATGCTGGCACAGTCACCGTCCTCTCCACAGTGCACGACAATCTCGTTATCACCAAACGAGTGCGTAGCAAGGGGCCTGATGGCTACAGAACTTTGCGCAAGCCAAAGAGCGTGGAGGACTACAACCGCTTCATGGGAGGGGTAGATCGCGGAGACCAGCTATGCTCCTATTACAGCTACCAACACCGTGCAATGAAGTGGTACCATCGGTTGTTCCATCATATCCGAGAGGTCGCACTTGTGAATGCCTACATCTTGCACAAAGAAAGTGGCAATACAATGCAGTCGGCTGGATTCCGCGAGCTTGTGGTGAAGGGGCTACTGAGACGGAGGCAAATTGAGCTCACTCCTCCTCCCAGGCCAATCAGCACACCGTTAGTGCCCGTGCGTCTCACTGGTCGACACTTTCTCGGACAACACGAGAAATCGCGTCCGGACTGCAAAGTCTGTTCCACGCGGAAGCGCAGTCCAGATGACGCACATAGAGGGAGGAAGCAGACACCTTTCTTCTGCAAGACCTGTCCAGACCAccctgcactgtgccccactgacTGCTTTGAGATGTACCATACAAAGCTTGTGTACAAACACTG a